A window of Pomacea canaliculata isolate SZHN2017 linkage group LG3, ASM307304v1, whole genome shotgun sequence contains these coding sequences:
- the LOC112560604 gene encoding sodium- and chloride-dependent taurine transporter-like, with the protein MSPKKFSPSVDLELAVKPNNSEEPEVRVTKREQWSRAFDFLLACIGFSVGLGNVWRFPYLCYKNGGGAFLIPYVLCVVFGSLPLFYLEVAVGQFMNRGGLQCWNLVPILQGIGLASCIIVFFLNCYYNVILSWAFYYFFASFTSELPWVKCGNYWNSPDLCALPEDYESKVNESGDPNITSRLIDPVTEYWENKVLSISGGIDQVGTVKWDLALCLLLAWIVVYACICKGIRSSGKVMYVTATSPYVFMLILLVRNSMLDGASDGVKFYLTPNITKLGEMQVWVDAGTQVFFSSSIALGTLAALGSYNKFNHNSYRDSVAFTCVNSGTSFLAGFIVFTILGYMAKLQNRPVSEVAESGPGLAFIAYPKAVAQMPIAPLWSVFFFLMMILLGLDSQFVGVEGVITTVVDQYPNLLRKGHRKEIFTAFACIVMFLIGLSMVTKGGMYVFQLFDYYSGSRIILLVAFFELVGVSYIYGIRRFYDNVRMMLGDVWIAKTLPYMVVCWTVLSPVFCLAVFVMSAINYSELDYKRPRSTYTYPGWAVGIGWTLAASSAVWIPLVGFYKWIKHGMSMEALRLLCKPYGLKEHQLREKDLGEITLAKLERKRNGADTGSNVAHSTQNGQVNLAFDASSPCPAENQRL; encoded by the exons ATGTCGCCTAAAAAATTCTCGCCGTCTGTGGATCTGGAACTGGCCGTCAAACCCAACAACTCTGAAGAACCAGAAGTGAGAGTTACAAAAAGGGAGCAATGGAGCAGAGCCTTCGACTTTCTCCTCGCCTGCATCGGCTTTTCTGTGGGCCTGGGCAACGTGTGGCGCTTCCCATACCTCTGCTATAAGAACGGGGGAG GTGCCTTCTTAATCCCCTACGTTTTGTGCGTGGTGTTTGGCAGTCTTCCTCTTTTCTACCTGGAAGTAGCTGTTGGACAGTTTATGAATCGTGGGGGTCTACAGTGCTGGAACCTGGTGCCTATCTTACAAG GCATTGGTCTGGCTTCCTGCATCATCGTCTTTTTCCTCAACTGCTACTACAACGTCATCCTCAGCTGGGCTTTTTACTACTTTTTCGCGTCCTTCACCTCTGAACTGCCGTGGGTCAAGTGCGGTAACTACTGGAACTCCCCGGACCTGTGTGCGCTCCCCGAAGACTATGAATCCAAGGTGAATGAGAGTGGTGACCCGAACATCACCAGCAGGCTGATCGACCCTGTGACAGAGTACTGGGA AAACAAAGTGTTAAGCATTTCTGGCGGCATCGATCAGGTGGGCACCGTCAAGTGGGACCTGGCCCTCTGCCTTCTTCTCGCCTGGATCGTCGTTTACGCCTGCATCTGCAAAGGCATCCGGTCATCCGGCAAG GTGATGTATGTTACGGCGACCTCACCCTACGTTTTCATGCTCATCCTTCTCGTTCGAAACTCGATGTTGGACGGGGCTAGCGATGGTGTCAAGTTTTATCTCACGCCGAACATTACGAAGCTGGGTGAGATGCAG GTGTGGGTGGACGCTGGAACTCAAGTTTTCTTTTCGTCGTCTATTGCCCTTGGTACCCTGGCGGCTCTGGGAAGCTACAATAAATTTAACCACAACTCCTACAG GGACTCTGTGGCGTTCACCTGTGTCAATAGCGGGACTTCTTTCCTCGCTGGCTTCATCGTCTTCACCATCCTGGGTTACATGGCCAAGCTGCAGAACCGCCCTGTCAGCGAAGTGGCTGAGTCGG GTCCTGGCCTCGCTTTCATTGCATATCCCAAGGCTGTGGCCCAGATGCCCATTGCACCTTTGTGGtccgtcttcttcttccttatGATGATCCTGCTGGGGTTGGACAGCCAG TTTGTTGGTGTCGAAGGAGTGATCACGACTGTCGTTGACCAGTACCCCAATTTACTAAGGAAAGGTCATCGAAAGGAGATCTTCACTGCCTTTGCTTGCATCGTTATGTTCTTAATCGGCCTTTCTATGGTtacgaaa GGAGGAATGTACGTGTTCCAGTTGTTTGACTACTACTCTGGAAGCAGAATTATTCTGCTGGTCGCTTTTTTTGAGCTCGTCGGGGTGTCCTATATCTATG GTATCCGGCGTTTCTATGACAATGTGCGAATGATGCTTGGTGATGTATGGATTGCGAAAACACTGCCCTACATGGTGGTCTGTTGGACAGTTCTGTCTCCTGTATTTTGCTTG GCAGTCTTCGTTATGAGCGCAATAAACTATTCAGAACTAGACTACAAACGACCTCGCAGCACCTACACCTACCCTGGATGGGCAGTGGGTATCGGGTGGACGCTGGCGGCCAGCTCCGCCGTGTGGATTCCGTTAGTGGGCTTCTACAAGTGGATCAAACATGGCATGTCAATGGAG GCTCTGCGTCTGCTGTGCAAGCCTTACGGGCTGAAAGAACACCAGCTTCGTGAGAAGGATCTTGGAGAGATCACTCTAGCAAAGCTCGAACGGAAAAGAAATGGTGCAGATACAGGTTCTAATGTTGCTCACAGCACTCAGAATGGTCAGGTCAATCTTGCCTTTGACGCTAGTTCGCCTTGTCCAGCAGAGAACCAAAGACTCTGA